In one window of Corynebacterium mycetoides DNA:
- a CDS encoding heavy-metal-associated domain-containing protein, with amino-acid sequence MITSPPRLLPMASHGCSCCGPASRADTASIPAASDSSAGGASLSCQVTGLTCGHCAKSVTQALQALPQVDDVQIDLAAGGVSTVTVTGVVPPEMVRRAIEEAGYTVLS; translated from the coding sequence ATGATCACCTCCCCGCCCCGCCTCTTGCCGATGGCCTCCCACGGCTGCAGCTGTTGCGGACCTGCCTCACGTGCCGACACCGCCTCCATCCCTGCCGCCAGCGACTCGTCAGCAGGAGGGGCCTCCCTTAGCTGCCAGGTCACCGGCCTGACCTGCGGGCACTGCGCGAAAAGCGTGACCCAGGCCCTTCAGGCCCTCCCCCAGGTCGACGACGTCCAGATTGATCTCGCTGCTGGTGGTGTTTCCACCGTCACGGTGACCGGTGTCGTACCTCCGGAGATGGTTCGCCGGGCCATTGAGGAGGCCGGCTACACCGTCTTATCCTGA
- a CDS encoding sensor histidine kinase produces MNHGPGLTFRFLTAQVLVVVISLLVAATVATMVGPTLFHDHMLMAGREDPSLELFHAEQAYRDANLITLAVALPTALISALLASLWLSRRLRTPLQDLTRAATSLTAGNYRIRVPAGEAGPEVTTLAHAFNTMADRLEHTEEVRRQMLSDLAHEMGTPLSVLTVYLDGLQDGAVDWNNATHTIMADQLTRLTRLMEDIDDVSRAQEHRIELDLAEEGLGDLLHTAAAAAGEAYADKGVDLQVETITDTARVLVDRQRFGQVMSNLLSNALRHTPAGGQVRISVHRQGASTALIHVADDGEGIPPGQLGHIFERFYRGDAARSRDNGGAGIGLTISKALVEAHGGTLTATSPGPGRGAVFALRLPLSPPDSEEAAR; encoded by the coding sequence ATGAATCACGGACCCGGCCTGACCTTCCGCTTCCTGACCGCCCAGGTGTTGGTCGTGGTGATTAGCCTGCTGGTGGCCGCGACCGTGGCCACGATGGTGGGCCCGACCCTGTTCCATGATCATATGTTGATGGCCGGCCGGGAGGACCCCTCGCTGGAGCTGTTCCATGCCGAGCAGGCCTACCGGGACGCCAACCTGATCACCCTGGCCGTCGCCCTGCCCACCGCCTTGATCAGCGCCCTGCTGGCCAGCCTGTGGTTATCGCGTCGCCTGCGCACCCCCCTGCAGGATCTCACCCGCGCCGCTACCAGCCTGACGGCCGGCAACTATCGTATCCGCGTGCCCGCCGGAGAAGCAGGCCCCGAGGTCACCACCCTGGCGCATGCCTTCAACACCATGGCCGACCGGCTGGAACACACCGAAGAGGTCCGCCGCCAGATGCTCTCTGATCTGGCCCACGAAATGGGCACCCCCTTATCGGTGCTCACGGTCTACCTCGATGGTCTCCAGGACGGGGCCGTGGACTGGAATAATGCCACCCACACGATCATGGCTGACCAACTCACCCGCCTGACCCGGTTGATGGAAGACATCGACGATGTCTCCCGGGCCCAGGAACACCGGATCGAGTTGGACCTGGCGGAGGAAGGGCTCGGGGATCTGCTCCATACCGCCGCTGCTGCCGCGGGGGAAGCTTATGCTGACAAAGGCGTCGATTTACAGGTCGAGACCATTACGGACACCGCCCGGGTGCTCGTGGACCGGCAACGCTTCGGCCAGGTGATGAGCAATCTCCTGTCGAACGCGCTACGGCACACCCCGGCGGGCGGGCAGGTCCGGATCAGCGTCCACCGACAGGGGGCGTCCACCGCGCTCATCCACGTCGCCGATGACGGCGAGGGCATCCCACCTGGCCAGCTCGGACACATCTTCGAACGCTTCTACCGGGGGGATGCCGCCCGCAGCCGGGACAACGGCGGGGCCGGTATCGGCCTGACCATCTCCAAGGCATTGGTCGAGGCCCACGGCGGCACTCTCACCGCCACCTCCCCCGGACCCGGTCGCGGAGCGGTGTTTGCCCTCCGCCTCCCGCTGTCCCCTCCCGACAGTGAGGAGGCTGCTCGGTGA
- a CDS encoding response regulator transcription factor has product MADRTPTTATPPGRVLVVDDEQPLAQMVASYLIRAGFDTRQAHTGTQAVDETRHFSPDVVVLDLGLPELDGLEVCRRIRTFSDCYILMLTARGSEDDKISGLTLGADDYITKPFSIRELVTRVHAVLRRPRTSTTPPQVTTPLIVGDLILDPVAHQVRVGETTVELTRTEFELLVALALRPGQVLTRHDLVTEVWDTTWVGDERIVDVHIGNLRRKLGTDTRGRGFIDTVRGVGYRVGQP; this is encoded by the coding sequence ATGGCTGACCGCACACCGACCACCGCCACGCCCCCGGGGCGGGTGCTGGTCGTCGATGATGAACAACCCCTGGCTCAGATGGTGGCCTCCTACCTCATCCGGGCCGGCTTCGATACCCGCCAGGCGCACACCGGCACCCAGGCCGTGGACGAGACCCGTCACTTTTCCCCCGATGTTGTGGTGCTGGATCTGGGGCTGCCCGAACTCGACGGCCTGGAGGTGTGCCGACGGATCCGCACCTTCTCGGACTGCTACATCCTCATGCTCACCGCGCGTGGCAGCGAGGACGACAAGATCAGCGGTTTGACCCTGGGGGCGGATGACTACATCACCAAACCTTTTAGCATCCGGGAACTGGTGACCCGGGTGCATGCGGTGCTGCGCCGCCCGCGCACCAGCACCACCCCACCGCAGGTGACCACCCCTTTGATCGTTGGTGACCTCATCCTTGACCCCGTCGCCCATCAGGTGCGGGTGGGGGAGACGACCGTGGAGCTCACCCGCACGGAGTTCGAGCTGCTGGTTGCCCTGGCCCTGCGCCCCGGCCAGGTGCTGACCCGCCACGACCTGGTCACCGAGGTCTGGGACACCACCTGGGTCGGTGATGAACGCATCGTCGATGTCCACATCGGCAACTTGCGTCGCAAGCTCGGCACCGACACCCGGGGCCGGGGGTTTATCGACACCGTGCGTGGCGTGGGCTACCGGGTGGGGCAGCCATGA
- a CDS encoding CueP family metal-binding protein, with amino-acid sequence MKRAAIAAAALALALTGCSAADPEPTADGTESQDTFLTTHGLAAMDAVEIIDHLDRQKVTERPTDLIASVRADELLLSSDDQEVVVDLPDNQTYVSIAPYLTSTHDCFYHSLTTCLGELDNEDIQVTITDEATGEVLVDEATTTFDNGFIGFWLPDDATGLIEVSYQGRTGTTEFSTTDDGATCVTDLRLT; translated from the coding sequence GTGAAACGAGCAGCGATCGCAGCCGCCGCCCTTGCCCTCGCCCTCACGGGGTGTTCAGCCGCCGACCCGGAACCCACCGCCGACGGGACGGAGTCCCAGGACACATTCCTGACTACCCATGGCCTGGCCGCCATGGACGCGGTGGAGATCATTGATCACCTCGACCGGCAGAAGGTCACTGAGCGTCCCACGGATCTGATCGCCTCAGTGCGTGCCGATGAACTGCTGCTCTCGAGCGATGACCAGGAAGTCGTGGTCGATCTTCCCGACAATCAGACGTATGTCTCGATCGCACCCTACCTCACCTCCACCCACGACTGCTTCTACCACAGCCTTACGACCTGCCTGGGGGAACTCGACAATGAGGATATCCAGGTCACGATCACCGATGAGGCGACCGGTGAGGTGCTGGTGGACGAGGCGACAACCACCTTCGACAACGGGTTTATTGGCTTCTGGCTTCCCGATGATGCCACCGGCCTGATTGAGGTCAGCTACCAGGGGCGTACCGGCACCACGGAGTTTTCCACCACCGACGACGGTGCCACCTGTGTCACAGACCTGCGCCTGACGTGA
- a CDS encoding multicopper oxidase family protein — MTNAFSRRQFLLGGLVLAGTGAVAACTSDPGPAASAPGPSLRPTPTPTALGEPTVRRTLTARPLSLDIGGIEAKTWGYVSDTGDTAIEATAGDVLQVDITNELPESTSVHWHGIALHNAADGVPGMTQDPIEPGESFSYVFEVPHGGTYFYHSHTGLQLDRGLHAPLIVRDPQDAEDQDVEWTIVLDDWLDGIDGSSPEDQLTMLTGMDMGGHGNMDMGGHGGMDMGGEGGMMAHGTPDLALGGDAGDVMYPHYLINGRIPRAHRTFNARPGDKARLRFINSGADTIFKVALGGHRMTVTHVDGFPVRPHDIESFYLSMGERVDVEVVLGDGVFPLTALAAGKDDRAFAVIRTAAGQTPAPETTFPELTAPGTFLTSFEPAELALLPAGDVDKETAVELTGQMLPYQWGLRIDGADSPGTVQEGQRLRMRMHNPTAMPHPMHLHGHTWALPGSSGLRKDTVLILPGKTVNADLIADNPGEWAFHCHNAYHQETGMMSSLRYA; from the coding sequence ATGACGAACGCGTTTTCCCGACGACAGTTTCTGCTCGGCGGGCTCGTCCTCGCCGGCACCGGGGCCGTGGCCGCCTGCACCAGCGACCCTGGACCCGCTGCCTCTGCACCAGGTCCCTCCCTTCGCCCCACTCCCACCCCCACTGCGCTCGGTGAGCCGACGGTGCGCCGGACACTGACCGCCCGGCCCCTCTCCCTGGATATCGGCGGCATCGAAGCCAAGACGTGGGGATACGTCTCTGACACCGGGGATACGGCCATTGAGGCCACCGCCGGCGACGTCCTCCAGGTCGATATCACCAATGAACTGCCTGAGAGCACCTCCGTCCACTGGCATGGCATCGCGCTCCACAACGCAGCCGACGGTGTGCCCGGCATGACCCAGGACCCCATTGAACCTGGCGAGTCTTTCTCCTATGTTTTTGAAGTCCCCCACGGTGGCACCTACTTCTACCATTCTCACACCGGCCTACAACTCGACCGGGGTCTGCACGCCCCTCTGATCGTCCGTGACCCGCAAGACGCTGAGGACCAGGACGTCGAGTGGACCATCGTGCTCGACGACTGGCTGGACGGCATCGACGGCAGCAGTCCCGAAGATCAGCTGACCATGTTGACGGGGATGGACATGGGCGGACACGGAAACATGGACATGGGTGGCCACGGCGGGATGGATATGGGTGGTGAGGGGGGCATGATGGCCCACGGCACGCCCGATCTGGCTCTGGGCGGGGATGCCGGCGATGTGATGTATCCGCACTACCTCATCAACGGACGCATTCCCCGGGCGCACCGAACGTTTAATGCCCGACCGGGGGATAAAGCCCGCCTGAGGTTCATCAACTCCGGCGCTGACACCATCTTCAAGGTGGCTCTCGGTGGCCACCGTATGACCGTCACCCACGTCGACGGTTTCCCGGTCCGTCCCCACGACATCGAGTCGTTCTACCTCTCGATGGGTGAACGCGTCGACGTGGAGGTGGTACTCGGTGATGGTGTCTTTCCCCTGACCGCCCTGGCCGCCGGCAAGGACGACCGGGCGTTTGCCGTCATCCGGACCGCCGCGGGCCAGACCCCCGCACCAGAGACTACCTTCCCTGAACTCACTGCCCCCGGTACCTTCTTGACGTCCTTTGAGCCGGCGGAACTAGCCCTGCTCCCGGCCGGTGACGTGGATAAGGAAACAGCGGTCGAATTAACCGGCCAGATGTTGCCCTACCAGTGGGGACTGCGCATCGACGGTGCTGATTCCCCGGGCACAGTCCAAGAAGGCCAACGCCTGCGGATGCGGATGCACAACCCCACGGCCATGCCCCATCCGATGCACCTGCACGGGCATACCTGGGCTCTTCCCGGAAGTAGCGGCCTGCGCAAGGACACTGTCCTCATTCTCCCCGGCAAAACGGTGAACGCGGACTTGATCGCCGACAACCCCGGTGAGTGGGCGTTTCACTGCCACAACGCTTATCACCAGGAAACCGGGATGATGAGTTCCCTGCGGTACGCCTAA
- the lnt gene encoding apolipoprotein N-acyltransferase, producing MTVSRLSRGIAGDNWRRLAGPTALMMGAAVVWWLALPPCGWWVLFPVGVTMFMLALAGQPLRNRLWLGGLGGVAHYALALRWLTDFNTAGYAAVVAVQALLLMLVAAVSPNEAAFRSRWSGWWMLTPAALVLLEAVQHRFPFGGFPLSAFGYSQTDGPFMTAAPLGGTLLVTALAAVPGAVVTAVIFGPRRARAASVVAVVVVLAVPAFAPTIVDDTAEGSLDVVLVQGGGPRGLRAVNTDPFDTTRRHLQAAEDITGDPDLVLLPENVVNIDGSIDGTRVDAAFAELARQLDTNIVVGITESEDQHFRNASIVWGPDGTRLGRYEKHHRVPFGEYIPMRNLIERLSEDARFIPRDAIAGEGPAVLDPSGTPRLGIVISYEVFFADRVADAVRNGGQLLLAPTNAASFVTEEVPAIEVAASRMRAREFGRTVLQAAPTGYSAVIQPDGTVSQLSGLGTNELLTATVPLHTGLTPYARMGDTPLLVLAMLALAWPAVTGLVSWRRRRQVTEVSH from the coding sequence GTGACAGTCTCACGTCTTTCCCGGGGGATAGCCGGCGATAACTGGCGCAGATTGGCCGGTCCCACCGCGCTCATGATGGGAGCTGCGGTGGTCTGGTGGCTGGCGCTGCCGCCATGCGGTTGGTGGGTGCTGTTCCCGGTGGGCGTGACTATGTTCATGCTGGCTTTGGCAGGTCAACCACTGCGTAACCGTTTGTGGCTCGGTGGGTTGGGCGGGGTGGCGCACTACGCTCTTGCTCTGCGCTGGCTCACCGACTTCAACACTGCCGGATACGCTGCTGTTGTTGCCGTTCAGGCGCTACTGTTAATGCTGGTTGCCGCGGTATCGCCTAACGAGGCGGCTTTTCGCAGCCGCTGGTCGGGCTGGTGGATGCTCACCCCTGCTGCCTTGGTGTTATTGGAGGCTGTGCAGCACCGGTTCCCGTTCGGCGGTTTCCCGCTGTCCGCTTTCGGATACAGCCAGACCGATGGTCCTTTCATGACGGCAGCGCCCCTGGGTGGGACTCTCCTGGTGACCGCGTTGGCCGCAGTTCCGGGGGCCGTTGTTACCGCTGTCATATTCGGGCCGAGACGAGCCCGTGCAGCATCCGTGGTCGCAGTGGTCGTGGTACTCGCGGTACCGGCGTTCGCGCCAACGATCGTAGATGATACGGCAGAAGGCAGCCTTGACGTCGTGCTCGTGCAGGGTGGAGGCCCCCGCGGGCTTCGCGCGGTCAATACCGATCCGTTTGATACGACCCGCCGGCACCTACAGGCTGCCGAAGATATCACCGGGGACCCTGATCTGGTTCTGCTGCCCGAAAACGTCGTCAATATCGACGGCTCAATCGACGGGACGCGCGTTGATGCAGCTTTCGCTGAACTGGCCAGGCAACTCGACACGAACATCGTCGTCGGAATTACCGAATCCGAGGATCAACATTTCCGGAACGCATCCATAGTGTGGGGACCGGACGGGACCCGGTTAGGACGCTATGAGAAGCATCATCGTGTGCCGTTCGGCGAGTACATCCCTATGCGCAATCTGATTGAACGACTCAGCGAGGACGCACGGTTCATCCCCCGCGACGCCATTGCCGGAGAGGGACCGGCGGTGCTCGATCCCAGCGGGACACCACGATTGGGGATCGTCATTTCTTATGAGGTCTTCTTCGCCGACCGGGTCGCCGATGCCGTTCGCAATGGTGGGCAGCTACTCCTCGCACCGACCAACGCCGCGTCTTTTGTGACCGAGGAAGTACCTGCAATTGAAGTGGCCGCATCCCGGATGCGTGCCCGCGAGTTTGGCCGCACCGTTCTCCAGGCTGCCCCCACCGGATACTCCGCAGTTATCCAGCCCGACGGCACAGTCTCACAACTCAGTGGCCTGGGCACGAACGAACTGCTGACGGCAACCGTTCCCCTTCATACTGGTTTGACGCCGTATGCGCGCATGGGGGATACGCCCCTGTTGGTTCTCGCGATGCTGGCTCTTGCATGGCCTGCGGTTACCGGCCTCGTCAGCTGGCGCAGGAGAAGGCAGGTTACGGAAGTATCCCACTAA
- a CDS encoding M23 family metallopeptidase, with protein MRLKASRSSGGKHRTITTSQTKGRLALVAVAAGTVSSAGVGGATAATLQAPAEVEAPVSPEAATVEVDLATNDTALSSSGTQAAPQILAISEFKPVANIDEQLDKAIQYNAERAENERAARAPSVVKPAEGTFTSGSGVRWGTLHAGIDIANVVGTPILAAMGGTVIDSSPASGFGQWIRIQHDDGSIAVYGHMETLDVTVGERVTAGQRIAGMGNRGFSTGSHLHFELYPTGSGAVDPLPWLAEHGVTF; from the coding sequence ATGCGCCTGAAGGCTTCGCGGTCATCCGGAGGAAAACACCGCACGATCACCACCTCGCAGACCAAGGGGCGTCTCGCCCTCGTGGCTGTAGCCGCCGGCACGGTCTCATCCGCCGGCGTCGGTGGCGCCACGGCCGCCACCTTGCAAGCCCCGGCCGAGGTCGAGGCTCCGGTCTCCCCGGAGGCTGCCACCGTCGAGGTGGATTTGGCCACCAACGACACGGCCCTGTCCTCGAGTGGGACGCAGGCCGCACCGCAGATTCTCGCGATCTCCGAATTCAAGCCGGTCGCCAACATCGACGAGCAGCTGGACAAGGCCATCCAGTACAACGCCGAGCGGGCCGAGAACGAGCGCGCTGCCCGCGCGCCCTCGGTGGTCAAGCCCGCTGAAGGCACCTTCACCTCCGGTTCCGGCGTGCGCTGGGGAACCCTCCACGCGGGTATCGACATCGCCAACGTCGTGGGTACCCCGATCCTCGCGGCGATGGGCGGCACTGTCATCGACTCCAGCCCGGCCTCCGGTTTCGGGCAGTGGATCCGCATCCAGCACGATGATGGCTCGATTGCCGTCTACGGTCATATGGAGACTCTCGACGTGACCGTTGGGGAACGCGTCACCGCTGGTCAGAGGATCGCTGGCATGGGCAACCGGGGGTTTTCCACCGGCTCTCACCTGCACTTCGAGCTTTACCCGACTGGCAGCGGGGCGGTCGACCCGTTGCCCTGGCTCGCCGAGCACGGCGTCACCTTCTAA
- a CDS encoding DUF2269 domain-containing protein, protein MARVMTPRIRKAALVAHVVCSVGWLGMVLAFIAMAVMGIVSADEMAVRGTYRVMEQVAWWALVPLAVASLVTGVLQSLGTKWGLFRHYWVVFKLGLTVVATGVLVLYMRTFEYLARVAADPGVGLEAVRNFSPVLHSVAAALVLLVATVLAVYKPRGLTRYGQRKKAPLAA, encoded by the coding sequence ATGGCGAGAGTGATGACCCCACGAATACGCAAGGCCGCGCTGGTGGCACATGTGGTCTGCTCGGTCGGCTGGCTCGGGATGGTGCTCGCCTTTATCGCGATGGCGGTCATGGGGATAGTGAGCGCGGATGAGATGGCGGTCCGGGGGACGTATCGGGTGATGGAGCAGGTGGCGTGGTGGGCGCTCGTTCCCCTGGCGGTGGCCTCGCTGGTGACCGGAGTCCTTCAATCCCTGGGGACGAAGTGGGGATTGTTCCGACACTACTGGGTGGTGTTCAAGCTGGGGCTCACTGTGGTGGCGACAGGTGTGTTGGTGCTGTACATGCGGACCTTCGAGTATCTTGCCCGGGTGGCGGCAGACCCGGGCGTGGGGCTGGAGGCCGTGCGGAATTTCTCCCCGGTCCTCCACTCCGTGGCAGCAGCCTTGGTATTGCTGGTGGCTACGGTACTGGCGGTGTACAAGCCGCGGGGTCTGACCCGATACGGGCAACGAAAAAAGGCCCCGCTAGCAGCCTGA
- a CDS encoding type II toxin-antitoxin system Phd/YefM family antitoxin has protein sequence MGITVTLSQFRSEQSRYLDAAQREPVTFLSRGPRRRAVVVSPDFYDRAVRALEDGEDIRAAAAARQEAGGVSHEEFTSDLELD, from the coding sequence ATGGGCATCACGGTCACCCTCAGTCAGTTCCGCAGCGAACAAAGCCGCTATCTTGATGCCGCCCAACGTGAGCCGGTCACCTTCCTCAGTCGCGGGCCCCGCCGCCGGGCGGTGGTGGTCTCCCCGGACTTCTACGACCGGGCGGTTCGGGCGCTGGAGGATGGCGAGGATATCCGTGCCGCAGCGGCGGCCCGCCAGGAGGCGGGCGGTGTCTCCCACGAGGAGTTCACGTCCGACCTCGAACTGGACTGA
- a CDS encoding heavy-metal-associated domain-containing protein — MSAVTKKYIIEGMTCGHCKSSVEEEIGEVAGVTMVEATVDTGQVTVTGENFTDDDVVAAVTTAGYTVKP; from the coding sequence ATGAGCGCCGTAACAAAGAAGTACATCATCGAAGGCATGACCTGCGGACACTGCAAGTCCTCCGTGGAGGAGGAGATCGGCGAGGTCGCCGGTGTGACCATGGTGGAGGCCACCGTGGATACCGGGCAGGTGACCGTCACGGGTGAAAACTTCACCGACGACGATGTTGTCGCCGCTGTCACGACAGCCGGCTACACCGTCAAGCCCTAA
- a CDS encoding heavy metal translocating P-type ATPase, whose translation MIQTQPSVDLLQVDLGVTGMTCTSCSGRVERKLNKLDGVEATVNFATESASVSYDPTKVDADRLIETVRGAGYDAFTMGDQHASAVDSGPEEDTEVVGDRHEQAREAEATDLKSRLIGSTILSVPVVAISMIPSLQFMNWQWALLVMSTLIYFYGGAPFHRATLTNLRHRSTTMDTLVSLGTTAAYLWSLWALFFGNAGHPGMVMEMSLLPRHDGMDHIYLETIAVVITFLLLGRWFEVRAKGQSSAALKSLLDMGAKDAAVIRDGEEVRVPVSQLTVGDVFVVRPGEKIATDGRVIEGTSAIDESMLTGESVPVEAAPGTPVTGATINTSGRLLVEVTRTGSETTLSQMAKLVTDAQAKKAPVQRLVDKISSVFVPTVIVVSIITLIVHLALGSGANWAFSAAVAVLIIACPCALGLATPTALLVGTSRGAQLGLLIKGPEVLESTRQVDTIVMDKTGTVTSGVMSVTGVHAADGYTNNEVLALSAAVEAGSEHPIAKAIVTEAERSGNIQEATDFDSTAGRGVTATVKGHVVTVGRPAGQLPRDLTTAFDHAQSQGATPVAVYVDDQPAGVVVVRDAIKDSSAEAVAQFRRLGLSPYLLTGDNAKAGAAVAQEVGIDAANVSAEVMPQDKVAVIEKLQHEGKKVAMVGDGVNDAAALAQADLGLAMGAGTDVAIEASDITLMNNDLRSAGDAIRLSRRTLGTIKGNLFWAFAYNVVLIPVAAIGFLNPGLAGIAMGFSSVFVVSNSLTLRRFKPSHDNTSSSPQPARPSVRQPVTA comes from the coding sequence ATGATTCAGACACAACCGTCGGTTGACCTACTCCAGGTCGATCTGGGCGTCACCGGCATGACCTGTACGTCGTGCTCAGGGCGGGTGGAGCGCAAGCTCAACAAGCTCGATGGCGTGGAGGCCACCGTCAACTTCGCCACCGAATCCGCCTCCGTCAGTTACGACCCCACCAAAGTCGACGCCGATCGGCTGATCGAAACCGTGCGGGGTGCCGGGTACGACGCGTTTACCATGGGGGATCAACACGCCTCCGCCGTGGACAGCGGCCCGGAGGAGGACACCGAGGTGGTCGGTGACCGCCACGAACAGGCCCGCGAGGCCGAGGCCACAGACCTGAAGTCGCGTCTGATCGGGTCGACGATCCTCTCCGTTCCGGTGGTCGCGATCTCGATGATCCCGTCCCTGCAGTTCATGAATTGGCAGTGGGCCCTGCTCGTCATGTCCACCCTGATCTACTTCTACGGTGGCGCCCCGTTCCACCGGGCGACCTTAACCAACCTGCGTCACCGCTCGACCACGATGGACACGCTCGTGTCTCTGGGCACTACCGCTGCGTATTTGTGGTCGCTGTGGGCCTTGTTTTTCGGCAACGCCGGGCACCCCGGCATGGTCATGGAGATGAGCCTGCTGCCCCGCCATGACGGCATGGACCACATCTACCTCGAGACCATCGCCGTAGTCATCACCTTCCTGTTGCTCGGCCGGTGGTTTGAGGTCCGCGCCAAGGGCCAGTCCTCCGCGGCGCTGAAGTCCCTGCTGGACATGGGTGCGAAAGACGCCGCGGTGATCCGCGACGGTGAGGAAGTCCGCGTCCCGGTCTCCCAGCTGACAGTCGGTGACGTCTTCGTCGTCCGCCCGGGTGAGAAGATCGCCACCGACGGTCGTGTCATCGAGGGCACCTCGGCCATCGACGAGTCGATGCTGACCGGCGAGTCCGTTCCCGTCGAGGCCGCCCCCGGCACCCCGGTCACGGGCGCGACGATCAACACCTCCGGTCGACTGCTGGTCGAAGTCACCCGCACAGGTTCGGAGACCACGCTGTCCCAGATGGCCAAGCTGGTCACTGACGCCCAGGCGAAAAAAGCCCCGGTCCAGCGCCTGGTGGATAAGATTTCCTCGGTCTTCGTCCCGACGGTCATTGTCGTCTCCATCATCACCCTGATCGTCCACCTCGCCCTCGGCAGCGGGGCGAACTGGGCCTTTTCCGCCGCAGTCGCGGTGCTGATCATCGCTTGCCCATGCGCCCTGGGACTGGCCACCCCGACCGCCCTGCTGGTGGGCACCTCCCGGGGCGCGCAGCTGGGCTTGTTGATCAAGGGCCCGGAGGTCCTCGAATCCACCCGCCAGGTCGACACCATCGTCATGGACAAGACCGGCACCGTCACCTCCGGGGTCATGTCGGTCACCGGCGTCCACGCCGCCGACGGCTACACCAACAACGAGGTCCTCGCCTTGTCGGCGGCCGTCGAAGCAGGCTCCGAGCACCCCATCGCCAAGGCGATTGTCACCGAGGCCGAGCGCTCCGGGAACATCCAGGAGGCCACCGACTTCGACAGCACCGCCGGCCGGGGCGTCACGGCCACCGTCAAGGGTCACGTCGTCACCGTCGGCCGTCCCGCCGGCCAGCTGCCCCGTGACCTCACGACCGCCTTCGACCACGCACAGTCGCAGGGCGCGACCCCGGTGGCCGTCTACGTCGATGACCAGCCCGCCGGTGTGGTCGTGGTGCGCGATGCCATCAAAGACTCCTCAGCGGAAGCGGTCGCCCAGTTCCGCAGGCTGGGGTTGAGTCCGTACCTGCTCACCGGCGATAACGCGAAGGCCGGGGCCGCCGTCGCCCAAGAGGTGGGCATCGATGCGGCCAACGTGAGTGCCGAGGTCATGCCGCAGGACAAGGTCGCGGTCATCGAGAAGCTGCAACATGAGGGCAAGAAGGTCGCCATGGTCGGCGACGGCGTCAATGACGCGGCCGCCCTGGCCCAGGCCGATCTGGGTCTGGCCATGGGGGCGGGCACGGATGTGGCCATCGAGGCCTCCGATATCACCTTAATGAACAACGACCTGCGCTCCGCGGGCGATGCCATCCGTCTGTCACGTCGCACGCTGGGCACCATCAAGGGCAACCTGTTCTGGGCGTTCGCCTACAACGTCGTGCTGATCCCGGTCGCCGCGATCGGTTTCCTCAATCCGGGGTTGGCGGGCATTGCGATGGGCTTCTCCTCGGTGTTCGTGGTCTCCAACTCCCTTACGCTGCGTAGATTCAAGCCCTCCCACGACAACACCAGTTCCTCACCGCAGCCCGCTCGCCCCTCCGTGCGGCAGCCGGTCACCGCCTAA
- a CDS encoding metal-sensitive transcriptional regulator has translation MNDKDRYLARLKRIEGQTRGLHSMVDEEQYCIDILTQISAVNAALRSVALGLLDDHMKHCVRDAAQLGGEEADAKFQEVTDAIARFAR, from the coding sequence ATCAACGACAAGGATCGCTATCTCGCCCGCCTCAAGCGCATCGAGGGCCAGACCCGGGGCCTGCACAGCATGGTCGACGAGGAACAGTACTGCATCGACATCCTTACCCAGATCTCCGCGGTCAATGCTGCCCTACGCAGCGTTGCCCTGGGACTACTCGATGACCACATGAAACACTGCGTCCGTGACGCCGCCCAGTTAGGAGGAGAGGAGGCCGACGCGAAGTTCCAGGAAGTCACCGACGCTATCGCCCGTTTCGCCCGGTGA